In a single window of the Vitis vinifera cultivar Pinot Noir 40024 chromosome 6, ASM3070453v1 genome:
- the LOC104878159 gene encoding uncharacterized protein LOC104878159, with the protein MPRGRDRLTTRPKRTTRSSPISHGDVTEGRPVIHPVAGSECQNVSLILEFKALNPPSFRGGPNFLEAENWMKEIKKILDVMAVPEERRVSLASFMLRDEADNWWDMIKTTQDVTKMVWMQFEELLLSNYFPEAVRRQKRAEFIHLVQRNMTVTEYAAKFTQLSRYAPNVVADEQMRAEQFQEGLRLNIRAQVAPFMLRTYSEVVARALVIEREMEEAQRLRSKNSRFGGSEKREQDFKRPQ; encoded by the coding sequence ATGCCTAGAGGAAGGGACAGATTAACCACAAGGCCTAAACGGACAACTAGATCATCTCCAATATCTCATGGTGATGTAACTGAGGGAAGACCTGTAATACATCCAGTTGCTGGTTCAGAATGCCAGAATGTGAGCTTGATTCTGGAATTTAAAGCATTGAATCCTCCAAGCTTTAGGGGTGGCCCTAATTTTCTTGAAGCTGAGAATTggatgaaagaaataaagaaaatactgGATGTAATGGCAGTGCCTGAGGAAAGGAGAGTTTCTTTAGCTTCCTTCATGTTGAGGGATGAAGCAGACAACTGGTGGGATATGATCAAGACTACTCAGGATGTAACTAAAATGGTTTGGATGCAATTTGAGGAGCTACTTTTATCTAATTACTTTCCAGAGGCCGTTAGAAGACAGAAAAGAGCTGAATTTATACACTTGGTTCAAAGGAACATGACAGTGACTGAATATGCAGCAAAATTTACACAACTATCTAGATATGCTCCAAATGTGGTTGCAGATGAACAAATGCGAGCTGAACAATTCCAAGAGGGGTTGAGATTGAACATTAGAGCACAGGTCGCTCCTTTCATGCTTCGTACTTACAGTGAGGTTGTGGCAAGGGCTCTTGTTATAGAAAGGGAAATGGAGGAAGCTCAAAGGTTGAGAAGCAAAAATTCTAGGTTTGGTGGTTCAGAAAAACGAGAACAGGATTTCAAGCGCCCACAATAG